A single Anopheles arabiensis isolate DONGOLA chromosome 2, AaraD3, whole genome shotgun sequence DNA region contains:
- the LOC120896281 gene encoding uncharacterized protein LOC120896281 isoform X2, which yields MTSTGEKDTSAVEINIEESAGSDMPDAGRATANPAHALTARPNGRNRSRSNSRSPSRRAKRDTEKEPPMAGPELDDDDDDDELDDGVDLDDPKSNRGIDSGFLDPVDNGSVDTGVSRAGRRGGRRNQAPAGPTYRPGFAPTFDADGTRVVQTTATGQVIPDVNVYQQKKNLAQGMMDLALLSANANQLRYVLESYSRHPYFYVNLVFISTSIIAQVAVGIGLIWKSRYDIKKENDFCKADRINNLITIGIFIITLVNVLISAFGVAETQPVV from the exons ATGACGTCCACCGGAGAGAAAGACACATCAGCGGTGGAAATAAACATCGAAGAGAGCGCCGGCAGCGACATGCCAGATGCTGGCCGCGCCACTGCCAACCCAGCGCACGCCCTTACCGCACGCCCCAACGGTCGCAATCGTAGCCGGTCGAACAGT CGTTCACCATCTCGCCGAGCAAAGCGTGACACAGAGAAG GAACCGCCAATGGCTGGGCCCGAGctggacgatgacgacgacgacgacgagctgGACGATGGGGTGGATCTGGACGATCCCAAGAGCAACCGGGGCATCGACAGTGGCTTCCTCGACCCGGTCGACAATGGGTCCGTCGATACGGGTGTGTCGCGGGCGGGACGACGCGGCGGTCGTCGCAATCAGGCACCGGCCGGGCCAACGTATCGCCCAGGGTTTGCACCGACATTCGATGCCGATGGGACACGTGTT GTTCAAACGACGGCCACCGGACAGGTCATACCGGACGTGAATGTGTACCAGCAGAAGAAGAACCTTGCGCAGGGCATGATGGATCTGGCGCTACTGTCCGCCAACGCCAATCAGCTCCGGTACGTGCTGGAGTCGTACAGCCGCCATCCGTACTTCTACGTCAATCTGGTGTTCATCTCGACCAGCATCATTGCGCAGGTGGCGGTCGGCATTGGGCTGATCTGGAAGAGCCGGTACGACATCAAGAAGGAGAACGATTTTTGCAAAGCCGATCGGATCAACAATCTCATCACGATCGGCATCTTTATCATTACGCTCGTGAACGTGCTGATATCGGCGTTTGGTGTTGCCGAGACGCAGCCGGTCGTGTGA
- the LOC120896281 gene encoding uncharacterized protein LOC120896281 isoform X1: protein MTSTGEKDTSAVEINIEESAGSDMPDAGRATANPAHALTARPNGRNRSRSNSRSPSRRAKRDTEKARTDAIPLLPIPNESNLPRQEPPMAGPELDDDDDDDELDDGVDLDDPKSNRGIDSGFLDPVDNGSVDTGVSRAGRRGGRRNQAPAGPTYRPGFAPTFDADGTRVVQTTATGQVIPDVNVYQQKKNLAQGMMDLALLSANANQLRYVLESYSRHPYFYVNLVFISTSIIAQVAVGIGLIWKSRYDIKKENDFCKADRINNLITIGIFIITLVNVLISAFGVAETQPVV, encoded by the exons ATGACGTCCACCGGAGAGAAAGACACATCAGCGGTGGAAATAAACATCGAAGAGAGCGCCGGCAGCGACATGCCAGATGCTGGCCGCGCCACTGCCAACCCAGCGCACGCCCTTACCGCACGCCCCAACGGTCGCAATCGTAGCCGGTCGAACAGT CGTTCACCATCTCGCCGAGCAAAGCGTGACACAGAGAAGGCTCGTACCGATGCGATTCCCCTTCTGCCCATACCTAACGAATCGAATCTTCCTCGGCAGGAACCGCCAATGGCTGGGCCCGAGctggacgatgacgacgacgacgacgagctgGACGATGGGGTGGATCTGGACGATCCCAAGAGCAACCGGGGCATCGACAGTGGCTTCCTCGACCCGGTCGACAATGGGTCCGTCGATACGGGTGTGTCGCGGGCGGGACGACGCGGCGGTCGTCGCAATCAGGCACCGGCCGGGCCAACGTATCGCCCAGGGTTTGCACCGACATTCGATGCCGATGGGACACGTGTT GTTCAAACGACGGCCACCGGACAGGTCATACCGGACGTGAATGTGTACCAGCAGAAGAAGAACCTTGCGCAGGGCATGATGGATCTGGCGCTACTGTCCGCCAACGCCAATCAGCTCCGGTACGTGCTGGAGTCGTACAGCCGCCATCCGTACTTCTACGTCAATCTGGTGTTCATCTCGACCAGCATCATTGCGCAGGTGGCGGTCGGCATTGGGCTGATCTGGAAGAGCCGGTACGACATCAAGAAGGAGAACGATTTTTGCAAAGCCGATCGGATCAACAATCTCATCACGATCGGCATCTTTATCATTACGCTCGTGAACGTGCTGATATCGGCGTTTGGTGTTGCCGAGACGCAGCCGGTCGTGTGA
- the LOC120896724 gene encoding ninjurin-1-like yields the protein MALNINDGSLSPTVEQGAAGLPLPEVIPNVNVYQQKKTLAQGMMDLALLSANANQLRYVLETYERHPYYIFSLIFISVSLLVQVAVGVGLIMNSRYDVNDRKEICKANKINDLITIGIFVITLVNVMISAFGVAPRKA from the exons ATGGCCCTAAACATTAACGACGGTTCACTGTCACCTACC GTCGAACAGGGTGCCGCCGGGCTGCCACTGCCCGAGGTAATACCGAACGTGAATGTGTACCAGCAGAAGAAAACGCTAGCCCAGGGCATGATGGACCTGGCGCTGCTGTCCGCCAATGCGAACCAGCTCCGGTACGTGCTGGAAACGTACGAGCGTCATCCGTACTACATCTTCAGCCTAATCTTTATCTCCGTCAGCCTGCTGGTGCAGGTAGCGGTCGGCGTCGGCCTGATCATGAACAGCCGGTACGACGTGAACGATCGGAAGGAGATATGCAAGGCAAACAAGATCAACGACCTCATCACGATCGGCATCTTTGTCATTACGCTGGTCAATGTGATGATTTCCGCGTTTGGGGTGGCGCCGCGTAAAGCGTGA
- the LOC120898351 gene encoding microfibril-associated glycoprotein 4-like, with amino-acid sequence MRTKLSLFLLCFCHTALATVSVAANASVPATAPSGFGFEMLLAKLTSLEYHFIEKQLQSEERITTLSTRIDSLVKAVENLAWIAQQTATTVTLLGLSDQHAQQNFTVLQRDVTELLAKQHHLVTKDQLGEYLLKRNATCSMAPALPLSGDKQSAAYPSCGKVPFAVSGVYQIRPEFPFKEPITVRCDQEYESGGWVVIQQRFDGSVNFYRAWDEYYEGFGNLNGEFWLGLGHIHQLTESAPHELAILLEDFEGNRTVARYERFAIGNVGQKFALLVIDGYSGTAGDSLSDLKGMPFTTKDEDRDASNENCAVTYTGAWWYRACHQSNLNGKYLRGETKEFATSMVWKSFRGYHYSLKSSKMMIRPKLMT; translated from the exons atgcgaACCAAATTATCGCTTTTTCTGCTGTGCTTCTGCCACACTGCTCTGGCCACGGTGAGCGTCGCAGCAAATGCATCCGTTCCGGCAACGGCACCATCCGGATTTGGCTTCGAAATGTTGCTGGCAAAGTTGACCTCCCTCGAGTACCATTTCATCGAGAAGCAGCTACAGTCCGAGGAGAGGATCACCACTCTAAGCACCCGCATCGATAGTCTCGTAAAGGCGGTGGAAAACTTAGCCTGGATTGCGCAGCAAACCGCCACAACGGTCACGCTGCTCGGGCTGAGCGACCAGCACGCGCAGCAAAACTTTACCGTCCTGCAGCGCGATGTTACCGAGCTGCTGGCCAAACAGCACCATCTCGTAACGAAGGACCAGCTTGGCGAGTATTTGCTGAAGCGTAACGCAACCTGCAGCATGGCGCCCGCTTTGCCGCTCTCCGGTGATAAGCAGTCGGCGGCGTATCCGTCCTGCGGCAAGGTCCCGTTCGCAGTGTCCGGTGTGTACCAGATACGGCCCGAGTTTCCCTTCAAGGAACCGATCACGGTGCGGTGCGACCAGGAGTACGAGTCGGGCGGGTGGGTTGTGATTCAGCAGCGGTTCGACGGTTCGGTCAACTTCTACCGGGCCTGGGACGAGTACTACGAAGGGTTCGGCAATCTGAACGGCGAGTTTTGGCTGGGCCTGGGGCACATCCATCAGCTAACCGAGTCGGCACCGCACGAGCTGGCGATCCTGCTGGAGGATTTCGAGGGCAACCGGACGGTGGCCCGGTACGAGCGGTTTGCGATCGGCAATGTGGGCCAAAAGTTTGCGCTGCTCGTAATTGACGGCTACAGCGGTACGGCCGGCGACTCGTTGAGCGATTTGAAGGGGATGCCCTTTACGACGAAAGATGAGGACCGAGATGCATCGAATGAGAACTGTGCGGTCACCTACACTGGCGCATGGTGGTATAGAGCCTGCCATCAAAG CAACTTGAACGGAAAGTATTTGCGAGGTGAAACGAAAGAGTTCGCCACGAGCAtggtttggaaatcgttcCGTGGGTACCATTACTCGCTCAAGTCGTCGAAGATGATGATAAGACCGAAGTTAATgacatga